The following coding sequences lie in one Apium graveolens cultivar Ventura chromosome 3, ASM990537v1, whole genome shotgun sequence genomic window:
- the LOC141711574 gene encoding glutaredoxin-C9-like, whose protein sequence is MQEALPYKTWTSSYSSHEGTSSTSAMKAPTKEDELKKMVSQNAVIVFGKRGCCMIHVVTRLLHGQGVNPAVYEIDEKDENDVVGQLKKLDAGKDDELQLPAVFIGGQLFGGLDRIMATHISGELIPVLKQARALWL, encoded by the coding sequence ATGCAAGAAGCGCTTCCTTACAAGACATGGACATCATCTTATTCATCTCATGAAGGTACGAGTAGTACGTCAGCAATGAAAGCTCCGACAAAAGAAGATGAGCTGAAGAAGATGGTGTCGCAGAACGCCGTTATTGTGTTCGGTAAGCGCGGCTGTTGCATGATTCATGTGGTCACGCGGTTGCTTCATGGCCAAGGTGTTAATCCAGCTGTGTACGAAATTGATGAGAAGGATGAAAACGACGTCGTCGGTCAACTTAAGAAGCTTGATGCCGGAAAAGATGATGAGTTGCAGTTGCCGGCGGTATTCATCGGTGGGCAGTTGTTTGGTGGGTTGGATCGGATTATGGCGACGCATATTAGCGGCGAGTTGATTCCTGTGTTGAAGCAAGCCCGAGCTTTGTGGCTTTAA